From a single Aphis gossypii isolate Hap1 unplaced genomic scaffold, ASM2018417v2 Contig01066, whole genome shotgun sequence genomic region:
- the LOC126555759 gene encoding uncharacterized protein LOC126555759: protein MMNLFKVIVLLELRVPRNRKHGITNTSIKSTGKTMKILKSGLDVSFKRQKEYESFQIFWSIKPHKLLQLSGTRWLFVLAAVERILEQYKALQSYFYLEKFKDVLNGTNISNYLDDPKNKLYLEFLTFILPTIVNVNLEFQSETPKLYLLYDRIASAYKFILQCYIKRNILNNTDISVLQYLNPENYLPSENIYLGPAVAVAFQNNVLTVQDKEIFQTNCLSFLVECARQIFVRFPFNSNEVKSLKHMTFLDPNNVKNTTTLGLVSICFSKLVNDPNELDREWRLFISNINIDKEKSVPKFWKDSLTILKGDDTLMYPEINNFVTGLLSLPHSSACVERVFSAVNINKTKLRNRLPTETLCGLLLSKQLIKECDDKTCYNYDITKTTIDKH from the exons ATGATGAATCTGTTCAAAGTAATAGTCCTCTTAGAACTCCGGGTGCCAAGAAATAGAAAACATGGCATTACGAACACAAGTATCAAGAGCACTGGGAAAACGAtgaagattttaaaaagtggaTTGGACGTA AGCTTTAAACGTCAAAAAGAATACGAGtcttttcaaattttctgGTCAATCAAACCACATAAACTGTTGCAACTATCAGGCACCCGGTGGCTTTTTGTGTTAGCTGCCGTAGAGCGTATTTTGGAACAATACAAAGCTCTGCAATCGTACTTTTATCTGGAGAAGTTTAAAGATGTATTAAATGGAACAaacatttctaattatttagatgacccaaaaaacaaattgtatttagagtttttaactttcattttGCCTACAATAGTAAATGTTAATCTTGAATTTCAATCAGAAACTCCCAAATTGTACTTGCTTTATGATCGAATTGCTTctgcttataaatttattctacAGTGCTACATAAAacgaaacattttgaataatactgACATTTCTGTACTGCAGTACCTTAATCCTGAAAATTATCTACCAtcagaaaatatatacttgGGACCTGCAGTAGCTGTAGCATTTCAAAACAATGTCTTAACCGTACAAGATAAAgaaatttttcaaactaaTTGTTTAAGTTTTCTGGTAGAATGTGCCAGGCAAATATTTGTACGGTTTCcatttaattcaaatgaaGTAAAATCATTGAAACACATGACATTTTTAGATCCAAACAATGTGAAAAATACAACCACTTTAGGATTGGTTTCCATTTGTTTCTCTAAGCTTGTAAATGACCCAAATGAACTTGACAGAGAATGGCGTTTATTTATCAGTAACATAAACATTGACAAAGAAAAGTCTGTTCCTAAATTTTGGAAAGATAGTCTTACTATTCTTAAAGGTGATGATACACTCATGTAtcctgaaataaataattttgttactgGATTACTATCACTGCCACACAGTAGTGCTTGTGTTGAGAGAGTGTTTAGTGctgtaaatataaacaaaacaaaattaaggaACCGATTGCCTACAGAAACATTGTGTGGATTGTTACTgtcaaaacaattaattaaagaatGTGATGATAAAACctgttataattatgata